The nucleotide sequence AAGCTCGTAGAGCTCGTCCATAATCGATCCGTTCAGAAAATTCAGCGGTGGATTTGTCAGCGTGACGGTGAGGACGCGGCCGCGACGTTCTGTGTGTACTACAGACATTTTTCCAGCTCCTGTCAGGCGGACCTACTTGTGCCTATTAGTCACTTTTCGTTCACTGTGATTCTTGTCTGCAACTGAACGAAATGCCAGTAGTGGAACGATGCATGCGGCGATAATCGCGCCCCCGAGGGCAAGCACCGAATACGACGTGGATGCGACTATGAATCCGGAAGCAAATCCCCCGCCTGCTCCCGCTAGTGCAATTCCGAGGTCCACGCCACCTTGGATGCGGGCGCGCTGCTGAATCGGCGCCGCGTTTGTGATCATTGTGGTGCCGCTGATGAGTCCGAGATTCCAGCCCAGCCCGAGCAGCGCAAGTGCGACGATCAATCCCGCAACCGAGTCGCTCGTGGCAGCAGCCCCGCCGGCCGCGATCAGGGTGACCCCCGCAGCCACGGCAACGAGGCGAGCTCCGAACCGGTCCACAAGCATTCCCGAGACAGGCGACGGCAGGTACATCGCCGCGACATGAACCGCGATCACTACCCCCGCAGCTCCAAGGCTGTGGCCGTGATGGAGCATGTGGATCGGCGTCATGGTCATGATGGCGATCATGACGAGTTGCGTCATCGTCATCACCGCCGCACCTGAAGCGAGCAGGCGCGGCGCGCGCACCGCGCCTGTTTCTGCACTCTCAGACGCAGCAGCAGCTATTTCACGGGCAAGAAGCAGCGGGTCGGGGCGCAACCCCGCGTAGAGCACAAGTGACGCGAGCCCGTACGCCAGTGTGGCGAGCATGAACGGACCCGCAAGCGGGGGTATCCCCCAATGTGACGCGATGTCGCCCGATACCGTAACTGTGTTCGGCCCGGCCACCGCGCCTGCCGTGGTCGCGACCATCACAATGCTGATCGCGCTCCCCCGCCGCGCTGGTTCAGCGAGGTCAGCGCCCGCGTACCGCGCCTGCAGATTGGTAGCGAGGCCGGAGCCGTAGATCAGCAGGGAAATTGTGAGTAGCGGCAGGGATTCAGCCACCGCCGCGATGACGACACCGCCGCTACCGAGCGCACCCGCCGCATAACCGCTTGCGAGACCAGCTCGGCGGCCCCAGCGCTGCGAGATCTGCCCAACCGCGTAGGCAGCTCCGGCGGCGCCCACAGTGAATAGTGCAGCCGGAACACCCGCGAGACTCGTCGAGCCCAGAACATCTTCCGCGAGCAGCGCACCCACGGTGATCCCGGCAGCGAGGCCAGCCCCACTTAGCACCTGGGCAATGACCAGGACGAGCAGTGTCCGGCGCTGCACCTCCGCTTGCTTAGTCATTCTGGCTCCTTCCGGCTCTTCAGCCGGAGCTGCTTTTAGACGAGCAGGTGCAGAACGTACAGAATCTCTTCGAAGACGTACCCTTTGGACGTACCCGCACAAAAGCACCCGGGCTCGGCGCTAGCGGCTCATATCGTGAACTTGAGGTTCTCCGCGATACGGCGTCCGAGTTCGGCGTCTCCCGCTGACTCGATGTCATCCCACTTGTCTTGAGGATTAACACGCCCGCACGCAAGCCGTACGTACAGGCCAGAATCAAGCCGCAGATGCACCGTTGGATCCGCGTCTAACGATTCGATGAGTCGTGCGCGTCCCTCTACTGCCACGTTGAACGTCCGGGCGAGCGCACCTGTCAGCTCAAGCACGATCCTGGATCCGGCGGGTGCTTGTGCCCGCTTCCCGACAGCGAAGCCGATCGCCCTGGATATCACCTCCATCGATAGGTCGCCTCGCACCCCGCCTTCGTCGCCGGGCATGCCGACTGCGTCGCGAATATCGAGCTCATGCACCCAGCAGTCAAACAAGCGGATGAGCATGAACCCACCCACAGTCGTGGGACCTGCCGGACCTATCGTCTCTTCGGTCCACTGCGCGTCGGTCAGGCTGGAGAGAAACTCGCGTCGACGTCCAGTGACCTCCCGGAATATCTGCAGCATCTCCGTCGGGCTATGCGCGCGCAGGTGTAGCACCCATCTTTCGTTGAACGCACCGATGTCATTGTGGACGTGCTCGAGTTCCTTGACGTCCGTGTCCGTCTTTGGCGCCCGTTCGCCGAGTAGCAGCGACTCCGTACCAATGATGTGTGAAACAACATCGTGAACCGTCCAGCCAGGAAGGGCGGTCGGTGTGTGCCACTGATCCTCAGTGAGTTCGCTGAGCAGGGCGTCGAGTGTGGACCACTGTTCGAAGAGCGCCTCGGTGACGGTGCGCTGATCAGGCTGGGACATTAATGACTCCTCTCGCGCGTCTAGAGTTAGCTAACCAGGCGGGCTGAGTGCGCGTAGGGTCGGGGCATGAGCCCAGTTCCCAACCTGCTGCCCCTGGGTGAGTGTGCGACTCCCCCTTGGCTATCCGATCCCGACCGTTTGTCCGCTGTGTCCGGTGCGGAGGAACCTTCCTTCCCGGCGGCCGAGTACGAGCAGCGCCTCAGCCGAGTACGTGCTGCGATGGCCGGCGCGGGGCTTGACGCGCTGGTTGTGTCACGGCCCGCCGCGGTGGAATACCTGTGCGGCTACTTTTCCGCTGAGACGATTCCGCAGCCAGTCCTCGTGACAGGCTCGGACCTCGTGCTGTTCGTTCCCGATTTCGAAGTCGGCCGGGCTGTCGCAAGCTCGTACGCTCCAGAGGTGCGGTACTTCAGGTACGCCGTCGCCCATCTCGCGTACGCGAATGTCGGGGATCACGTCGCCCATCAGGTCGGTACTTCCGCGCGGATAGGAACGGACTCCCGCACTCCGATCGCTGTCGTTGACGGCCTTCGTGCCGCCTCTGTTTCAGTAGCGACGGGAGCAGACATCACCGACACAGTACGGCTCGTGATGTCACCAGCCGAGATCAGCGCGGTGGAGACCGCAGCGGAATCCACACAGCGGGGCGTCGAGGCCGGCATCGCGGCCGCCGCGGCGCCCGGCGCCACGGACGCGCAGGTTGCCGCAGCGATCAGCGCCGGTCTTGTCGAGCGGGCCACCTCGCGTTCCGCATGGCAAGTTGTCGTAGCGACGGGTAAGCGGGCCGGTATCCCGCACTCGACGTGGCGCAATCTTCCGCTTGTCGATGGTTCAACATTCCTCGAGTTCGCGGGAACTCACCACCGGTACCACGCCCCGATCATGCGGTCAGTCTGCCGTGGCGAGCCCTCCGCCCTGGTGAAAACCCTGGCTAATCTATCCGAAACGTGTGTCGCCGCAGTACTGGAGACTGCGCGCGCGGGCGTGGCGTGCAGAGACGTCGCTGAGCAGGTGACGAAGGCGCTCGGCCCGCTCCCCGACGGCGTGGTGTTCCACGAGCTGTACGGCTACCCCGTTGGCCTTGCTCATCCACCCCACTGGATGGACGGAGCCCCGTTCAACATCACGATCGACAACCCCGAGCCATTAGAAGCCGGAATGGTTTTCCACATGCCGGGGTCTTTCCGCTCCATCGGACTTGGAGGTGTCGGCCTGAGCCAGACATTCGTGATCGAGGAAAACGGGACGCGTCCGTTGACGCACGGTAAAGCCGAGATGGTGTACCTCTGATGGACGTACTCGTCACCGGTGCTTCAGGGATGCTCGGGCGCGAAGTTGTCGCCCGGCTCCTTGCCCGGGGGCACAGTGTTCGGGGCGTCAGCCGGAAGTCCAGGTCTTCGCAGCAAAAAGACTTTGCGTGGATCCAGGGGGATTTGCGTACCGGAGCCGGCCTGGACAGCGCGATGGAAGGCGTGGGAACGGTGGTTCACTGCGCGACAGGTTTCGGCCGCCACACTGAGGAAAAGCTCGCTCACACGATCACCGAAGCAGCTCAGCGAACGTCGGTTTCACACGTCGTCTACGTGTCGATAGTCGGCGTGGACCGAATTCCGCTGCCCTACTACAAACAGAAGCTACGGGCCGAAGAGGTCTTCAGAAGTTCCGGTTTGCCCGTGACAATCGTTCGCGCAACACAGTTTCATGACCTGGTGCGTGCGATTTTCGCAGCGTCGGCAAAGTCCCCTGTAATGGTCGTACCGAACATTCGGTTTCAGCCAATTGATGCGGGTGACGTTGCTGCACGCCTGGCGTTTATCGCCGCATCAAGCCCAGCGGAAGGGGAAATCGAAATCGGCGGGCCGCAAGTCGAGTCGGCTACGGATCTCGCACACGCGTACGTGGCTGCCGCTGGCAGAAAACGCCGAATAGTGCCCTTTTCACTTCCGGGCGCTATCTTCCGCGGATACTCGGAGGGTTACCATCTGAGCCCTGGCAATGCGTTAGGCGAAGTGACGTTTGCGCAGTATCTTGACCGCCACCCCGACCTGCGCCGCGCCGCCTACCGCACTACCTCATAGAACGCTCAATGCGTTACTTCAACGTGCCAGCTCCGCAGCGTGAATGGCACATCACAACTCGTCCACGACTGCTGGAAGCCCCACACATGGGGGCCGTGCCGATCGTAGGTGGTCCACGGCGCCCACCATGCCCAGCACGTCACCCTGACGCGATGCGTCACGTTGGGGGTGAAACATTGTGAGTACGCGGCAGTTCCAAATACCGGGTTCGCGTTGCACGTTTCATGTGCCACCGGAACTGGATTAGCCTGCACGGTTGCTGTCCCGCCGACAACCGTGGCTGCCGTAACGAAAGCAGCAGCGAACAGGCCCGCCGCGACCCTCTTGATCGCGGATTTCATGACGCCTCCTCCCGGGCCGCGCGTCGTGCGCGACACGAGCGCCCAGCCCGTTCCCAATCAAAGTGATGGCTCCCTAGTTAGGTAGCCATACAAACATTGTATGTGATTCACATCACATTTGATCAAGAGATTGGGCGGGAATCGAGTTCCAAGTATTCATTCCGCCAAGGACGGAAAGCAAACAAGGCGACGTCAATATTGCGACGCGGTGTTTCTATTTCGAATTCAATCTGAATGTCTGCAAGCAACCCGACCGACATGACGACCTCTCACTCACCCGTTCATACCCGGAACTCCGGACATGCTTCGATCGTCGCTGCTAAGGGCGAGCTGCTGAACACACCGCAGGGGTGGTACTTCCCCACCCTGAACGTTAATCCGATGAGGTCACCGCTTTCGCACGGCCACTAGCTCGCGCCAATCCCGTCCAACAAGCACTTCAGCGCGAACTCGGCGGCGTGCGACGTCTGGCTTGTGGTTGTCTCGTCGTAGCCACCGCCCTCCCACGCTGCCGTCATTGCAGGGTGGCGCGCAGGCTCGAAGTACTTTTCCCACAACTCCATCCGGTCACCCCACCATGCATCGTTGCTTTGCCCGGTCACTCGTTCCAAATACGCAGCCTCAGCCTCCTCGCGCCCGATGGCGTGGGCGAGCATCGTGATGGCGTGCGCAGCTGCAGTTCGCTGCCGCGGTGGGAGATTCACGTCAGCGAGGGCCGACAAGACATATTCACTCTCGCCGAGCATTCCCGGGCCGATTGGCGGGCGCACGGTGGACACCTGGCCAAGCCACACGTGCCGCCGGTACATGCCACGCACCACATCTGCATACCTCGTTACCTGGATTCGCCACGACCCTTCTGCGGATGGCCAGTCTGCCGAGAAGAGCACGCTGTCGACCATCAAGTCGAGAAGTTCCCCTTTCGACGGTACGTACGTGTACAGCGTCATTGTCCCGACTCCGAGCTGTCCCGCTACACGGCTCATCGATAGCGCGTCGAGCCCGAGGGCATCGGCCACACCTATCCCTGCCGCAACCACGGCAT is from Hoyosella subflava DQS3-9A1 and encodes:
- a CDS encoding maleylpyruvate isomerase family mycothiol-dependent enzyme — translated: MSQPDQRTVTEALFEQWSTLDALLSELTEDQWHTPTALPGWTVHDVVSHIIGTESLLLGERAPKTDTDVKELEHVHNDIGAFNERWVLHLRAHSPTEMLQIFREVTGRRREFLSSLTDAQWTEETIGPAGPTTVGGFMLIRLFDCWVHELDIRDAVGMPGDEGGVRGDLSMEVISRAIGFAVGKRAQAPAGSRIVLELTGALARTFNVAVEGRARLIESLDADPTVHLRLDSGLYVRLACGRVNPQDKWDDIESAGDAELGRRIAENLKFTI
- a CDS encoding TetR/AcrR family transcriptional regulator C-terminal domain-containing protein — translated: MTIYSGSADPDRVLPLLWRHTAGAAATAPTAGRKPGLTIDAVVAAGIGVADALGLDALSMSRVAGQLGVGTMTLYTYVPSKGELLDLMVDSVLFSADWPSAEGSWRIQVTRYADVVRGMYRRHVWLGQVSTVRPPIGPGMLGESEYVLSALADVNLPPRQRTAAAHAITMLAHAIGREEAEAAYLERVTGQSNDAWWGDRMELWEKYFEPARHPAMTAAWEGGGYDETTTSQTSHAAEFALKCLLDGIGAS
- a CDS encoding SDR family oxidoreductase produces the protein MDVLVTGASGMLGREVVARLLARGHSVRGVSRKSRSSQQKDFAWIQGDLRTGAGLDSAMEGVGTVVHCATGFGRHTEEKLAHTITEAAQRTSVSHVVYVSIVGVDRIPLPYYKQKLRAEEVFRSSGLPVTIVRATQFHDLVRAIFAASAKSPVMVVPNIRFQPIDAGDVAARLAFIAASSPAEGEIEIGGPQVESATDLAHAYVAAAGRKRRIVPFSLPGAIFRGYSEGYHLSPGNALGEVTFAQYLDRHPDLRRAAYRTTS
- a CDS encoding M24 family metallopeptidase produces the protein MSPVPNLLPLGECATPPWLSDPDRLSAVSGAEEPSFPAAEYEQRLSRVRAAMAGAGLDALVVSRPAAVEYLCGYFSAETIPQPVLVTGSDLVLFVPDFEVGRAVASSYAPEVRYFRYAVAHLAYANVGDHVAHQVGTSARIGTDSRTPIAVVDGLRAASVSVATGADITDTVRLVMSPAEISAVETAAESTQRGVEAGIAAAAAPGATDAQVAAAISAGLVERATSRSAWQVVVATGKRAGIPHSTWRNLPLVDGSTFLEFAGTHHRYHAPIMRSVCRGEPSALVKTLANLSETCVAAVLETARAGVACRDVAEQVTKALGPLPDGVVFHELYGYPVGLAHPPHWMDGAPFNITIDNPEPLEAGMVFHMPGSFRSIGLGGVGLSQTFVIEENGTRPLTHGKAEMVYL
- a CDS encoding MFS transporter; this encodes MTKQAEVQRRTLLVLVIAQVLSGAGLAAGITVGALLAEDVLGSTSLAGVPAALFTVGAAGAAYAVGQISQRWGRRAGLASGYAAGALGSGGVVIAAVAESLPLLTISLLIYGSGLATNLQARYAGADLAEPARRGSAISIVMVATTAGAVAGPNTVTVSGDIASHWGIPPLAGPFMLATLAYGLASLVLYAGLRPDPLLLAREIAAAASESAETGAVRAPRLLASGAAVMTMTQLVMIAIMTMTPIHMLHHGHSLGAAGVVIAVHVAAMYLPSPVSGMLVDRFGARLVAVAAGVTLIAAGGAAATSDSVAGLIVALALLGLGWNLGLISGTTMITNAAPIQQRARIQGGVDLGIALAGAGGGFASGFIVASTSYSVLALGGAIIAACIVPLLAFRSVADKNHSERKVTNRHK